A single region of the Thermotoga profunda AZM34c06 genome encodes:
- a CDS encoding 3-methyl-2-oxobutanoate dehydrogenase subunit VorB, giving the protein MKKIMMKGVEAIGEAAIKAGCRNYFGYPITPQSELTEYMARRLPEVNGSFLQAESEVAAVNMIYGASSVGKRVMTSTSSPGFSLMQEGISYIACAQLPAVFVNVVRGGPGLGDIQPSQGDYFQATKGGGHGDYRLIVLSPSTVQEATELTILAFDLADRYRNPVLIFADGLLGQMMEPVTFEEREIIYDNSSWALTGAKNRSPRQVTSFNIDPYGLEKMNIELQKKYRQIEANEVRYEEFLTEDADILIVAHGTVGRITKSVVKMAREEGLKIGLFRPITLYPYPYDALARLAENMSLIMTVEMSSGQMLEDVKLAVCGKTKVEFYGRMAGVVPTPEEIFTHLKSLIRRQ; this is encoded by the coding sequence ATGAAAAAGATCATGATGAAGGGTGTCGAAGCAATAGGTGAAGCTGCCATAAAAGCTGGGTGCAGAAATTACTTTGGTTATCCTATTACACCACAAAGTGAGTTAACAGAGTACATGGCTCGGCGTTTGCCAGAGGTTAATGGCAGTTTCTTGCAAGCCGAGAGTGAGGTTGCGGCTGTGAACATGATTTATGGTGCTTCGAGTGTTGGAAAACGTGTCATGACATCTACATCATCTCCTGGTTTTAGCTTGATGCAGGAAGGGATTTCCTATATTGCATGTGCTCAATTACCAGCTGTTTTTGTGAATGTAGTTCGCGGTGGACCCGGTCTGGGTGACATCCAACCATCTCAAGGAGATTACTTTCAAGCCACAAAAGGTGGTGGACATGGTGATTATAGATTAATTGTCCTTTCACCTTCGACCGTCCAAGAAGCTACAGAACTTACAATACTTGCCTTTGATTTGGCAGATAGGTACAGAAATCCCGTGTTGATCTTTGCGGACGGCCTACTTGGGCAGATGATGGAACCAGTTACTTTCGAAGAAAGAGAAATAATCTACGATAATAGCAGTTGGGCATTGACTGGCGCAAAAAATAGATCGCCCAGACAGGTGACTTCGTTCAATATAGATCCATATGGCTTGGAAAAAATGAATATAGAACTGCAGAAAAAATATCGACAAATAGAAGCAAACGAGGTTCGATACGAAGAATTTCTCACAGAAGATGCCGATATTCTGATCGTTGCACATGGAACAGTTGGAAGAATCACTAAGAGTGTTGTGAAGATGGCAAGAGAAGAAGGCTTGAAGATTGGTTTATTTAGACCAATTACTTTATATCCCTATCCTTACGATGCCTTAGCGAGACTTGCTGAAAATATGTCTTTGATCATGACAGTAGAAATGAGTTCTGGTCAAATGCTTGAAGATGTTAAACTCGCAGTTTGTGGAAAAACCAAAGTCGAATTTTATGGGAGAATGGCAGGAGTCGTTCCAACACCTGAGGAAATTTTCACTCACCTAAAAAGTTTAATTAGGAGGCAATGA
- a CDS encoding P-loop NTPase family protein translates to MAKNHVFVGLYGSGKTELAINYAIRLKKESQKVAIADVDIVSPYFRIRDFQQILHSHGIVVITAPEKLMNADLPIVTASVAGYLDNPEYRVVLDIGGDERGIVVLGYLKEHLVDTNVYLVVNTKRPFSQRVEQIVQIAKALENRSGVKIDFLVNNTNLGSQTSPEIINEGEVILQQVSEILEKPVAFTVVADSIDYDGKFNVVHIERFVKSKEESS, encoded by the coding sequence ATGGCAAAAAACCACGTGTTTGTAGGATTATATGGAAGCGGAAAAACTGAATTGGCGATAAATTATGCCATAAGGTTGAAGAAAGAATCACAAAAAGTTGCCATAGCTGACGTCGATATAGTCTCACCATATTTTAGAATAAGAGACTTTCAACAAATACTTCACTCTCATGGCATAGTCGTTATAACAGCTCCTGAAAAACTGATGAATGCCGATTTGCCAATCGTTACCGCATCGGTGGCTGGGTATCTTGACAATCCAGAGTACAGAGTTGTGTTAGATATTGGCGGTGACGAGAGAGGTATCGTCGTGCTCGGTTATCTCAAAGAGCACCTTGTTGACACTAATGTATATCTGGTTGTAAACACGAAAAGACCATTCAGCCAGAGAGTAGAACAAATCGTACAAATTGCAAAGGCACTTGAAAACCGTTCCGGAGTGAAGATTGATTTTCTTGTAAATAATACGAACCTTGGATCACAAACAAGTCCTGAGATCATAAATGAAGGTGAAGTAATTTTACAACAAGTTTCAGAAATATTGGAAAAACCAGTTGCTTTCACGGTCGTTGCTGACTCAATTGATTATGATGGGAAATTCAATGTGGTACATATAGAAAGATTTGTAAAAAGTAAGGAGGAGTCTTCTTGA
- a CDS encoding 4Fe-4S dicluster domain-containing protein: MRRAYIEIDAERCKGCGLCINACPQKIIRFSDKFNTKGYHPAEQYDPDEKCPGCGFCYMMCPDSCITVFKATQPVR, from the coding sequence TTGAGAAGAGCATACATAGAGATCGATGCTGAAAGATGTAAAGGTTGTGGTTTGTGCATAAATGCCTGCCCACAAAAGATCATTAGATTTTCAGATAAGTTCAACACGAAGGGATATCACCCAGCAGAGCAGTATGATCCAGACGAAAAATGTCCAGGATGTGGTTTTTGCTATATGATGTGTCCAGATAGCTGTATAACCGTTTTCAAGGCGACGCAGCCTGTGAGGTGA